Proteins encoded together in one Bacteroides ovatus window:
- a CDS encoding putative zinc-binding metallopeptidase, with the protein MKTTNHIAKWIQAYFMLLFCISTVIFTACNEDKLNLDQEIYGLGGNDEQKNELDKWLYENYTQAYNIEVKYKWNSYELNTTAQLVPIMERFVKPSMDMIQRVWFEPYKQLAGDKFLREMTPKKIILVGSPEYNADGSQVLGQAEGARKITLFDGNSYNPSDADWIRSIMHTIEHEFAHILHQTKMYDSSFKDISAGDYNPTGWTSETEVSALLAGFYSAYAMSGVDEDFVEVASLIMVYGKEWRDYRINLLESLTTSPPSEGETAEETAQRIALANQAQTALTRLLAKEEIVINYFKNVWNVQFYDDAMGNKGLVSLVQDAINQIVNENTPE; encoded by the coding sequence ATGAAAACAACAAATCACATTGCCAAATGGATACAAGCATATTTCATGCTACTATTCTGCATTAGTACTGTTATTTTCACTGCCTGTAATGAGGACAAACTCAATCTTGACCAAGAGATTTATGGATTGGGTGGAAATGACGAGCAAAAAAATGAACTGGACAAATGGTTATATGAAAACTATACCCAAGCTTACAATATCGAAGTGAAATATAAATGGAACAGTTATGAACTGAACACTACCGCCCAACTAGTCCCCATTATGGAACGCTTCGTAAAACCTTCTATGGATATGATTCAACGAGTTTGGTTTGAGCCTTATAAACAATTGGCAGGAGATAAATTTCTTAGAGAGATGACACCTAAGAAAATCATTTTGGTAGGTAGCCCGGAATATAATGCAGATGGCAGTCAAGTATTGGGACAGGCTGAAGGCGCTCGTAAAATTACGCTATTTGATGGTAATAGCTACAATCCGAGTGATGCAGACTGGATACGTTCTATCATGCATACCATTGAACACGAATTCGCCCATATTCTCCATCAAACCAAAATGTATGATTCCAGTTTCAAAGATATATCCGCCGGAGATTATAATCCGACAGGGTGGACTTCTGAAACGGAAGTAAGTGCATTACTTGCCGGATTCTATTCCGCATACGCAATGTCGGGAGTTGATGAAGATTTCGTTGAAGTGGCATCATTAATTATGGTGTATGGAAAAGAATGGCGTGACTATCGAATTAATTTGCTCGAAAGTTTAACAACGTCTCCTCCTTCAGAGGGAGAAACAGCAGAAGAAACAGCACAGCGTATAGCCCTTGCCAATCAGGCACAAACGGCTTTAACCAGATTACTGGCTAAAGAAGAAATTGTGATCAATTACTTTAAAAATGTATGGAACGTACAGTTTTATGACGACGCAATGGGAAATAAAGGATTAGTATCTTTAGTACAAGATGCTATTAATCAAATTGTAAATGAAAACACTCCAGAATAA
- the ychF gene encoding redox-regulated ATPase YchF — MALQCGIVGLPNVGKSTLFNCLSNAKAQAANFPFCTIEPNVGVITVPDERLNALAELVHPQRIVPTTVEIVDIAGLVKGASKGEGLGNKFLANIRETDAIIHVLRCFDDDNVTHVDGSVNPVRDKEIIDYELQLKDLETIESRIQKVQKQAQTGGDKAAKLAYDVLVQYKDALEQGKSARTVTFETKDEQKIAHELFLLTSKPVMYVCNVDEASAVNGNKYVDMVREAVKDENAQILIVAAKTEADIAELETYEDRQMFLAEVGLEESGVARLIKSAYKLLNLETYFTAGVQEVRAWTYEKGWKAPQCAGVIHTDFEKGFIRAEVIKYDDYIKYGSEAAVKEAGKLGVEGKEYVVQDGDIMHFRFNV, encoded by the coding sequence ATGGCATTGCAATGTGGTATTGTAGGACTACCGAACGTGGGTAAGTCGACACTTTTCAACTGTTTGTCGAATGCGAAAGCACAGGCGGCAAATTTCCCTTTCTGTACAATTGAACCCAATGTAGGTGTAATCACTGTTCCTGACGAACGTCTGAACGCACTCGCTGAATTGGTGCACCCCCAACGAATTGTTCCTACAACTGTAGAAATCGTAGATATCGCCGGACTGGTGAAAGGCGCAAGCAAAGGTGAAGGACTGGGAAACAAGTTCCTTGCCAATATCCGTGAAACAGACGCAATTATCCACGTACTCCGTTGCTTCGATGACGACAATGTGACACACGTAGACGGAAGCGTAAATCCCGTCCGCGACAAAGAAATCATTGACTACGAACTTCAATTGAAAGACCTGGAAACCATCGAAAGCCGTATCCAGAAAGTACAGAAACAAGCACAGACGGGCGGAGACAAAGCTGCAAAGTTAGCTTACGATGTACTCGTTCAATATAAAGACGCATTGGAACAGGGAAAATCTGCACGTACAGTGACTTTTGAAACAAAAGACGAACAAAAGATTGCTCATGAACTGTTCTTATTGACCAGCAAACCGGTAATGTATGTCTGCAATGTTGATGAAGCAAGCGCAGTAAACGGAAATAAATACGTAGATATGGTACGCGAAGCCGTAAAAGACGAGAATGCTCAAATCCTGATTGTTGCCGCCAAGACAGAAGCCGACATCGCCGAACTGGAAACGTATGAAGACCGTCAGATGTTCCTTGCCGAAGTAGGACTGGAAGAGTCGGGCGTGGCACGTCTTATCAAATCGGCTTATAAACTCCTGAACCTCGAAACTTACTTCACAGCCGGCGTACAGGAAGTACGTGCCTGGACTTACGAAAAAGGTTGGAAAGCTCCGCAATGTGCCGGAGTGATCCACACCGATTTTGAAAAAGGCTTTATCCGTGCCGAGGTTATCAAATACGATGATTATATCAAATACGGCTCGGAAGCAGCTGTGAAAGAAGCCGGAAAACTGGGTGTGGAAGGAAAAGAATATGTGGTGCAGGATGGCGACATCATGCATTTCCGTTTCAACGTGTGA
- a CDS encoding RagB/SusD family nutrient uptake outer membrane protein, with protein sequence MKKIKIYLYIGIMSFCTSCSDFLDKVPDERTQIDSPDKVSALLVNAYPKVSYAAIVNTRCDYITDFGSVYSGAQPGALFSFMGENFLWKDVIEDGNDSFENFWTGCYAAIAVSNQALISIDELGTPSSTINQKGEALMTRAFSHFCLASLFAQQYDESTASLYPGIPYVEKPETQPVEQYDRETVADTYRKITQDFEDSYPLMTDGSIYTAPKYHFNKKSAAAFGTRLYLLMKQYDKVLEYANQLISIPSQFETLTDSKGEPLKNQDGTPQQYISKDDPAFSFVSNNFHPFATTYMDASGYIEMRSYFCSSSTNANLLITEALSSIAWGELPFYSRYGLSSTDIGKTINADNVTNGMWAIPYYGTSNFYFIPKFTQFTKQESLDASNFLPYANIPVLRMEEVLLNRAEAYLMLNQYDKAIADLNLYASQRFVIARSPASSRYYDSKELCITRDKILNFYKTKLNNTDHFINKYNQTDSWSDLKKGILLAILDFRSIEFYNEGLRWYDIVRWNIPVTHTQANGSKSSLMPDDDRRVLQIPEMATISGIKLNPRNNVNNTWE encoded by the coding sequence ATGAAGAAAATTAAAATATACTTATATATTGGAATCATGTCCTTTTGTACCAGTTGCTCTGACTTTCTGGACAAAGTACCCGACGAACGTACTCAAATAGATTCTCCGGATAAAGTATCCGCATTACTAGTAAATGCGTATCCTAAAGTTTCTTATGCGGCTATTGTCAATACCCGTTGTGATTACATAACCGACTTCGGAAGTGTTTACTCTGGTGCGCAACCAGGAGCATTATTCAGCTTTATGGGTGAAAATTTCTTATGGAAAGACGTGATAGAAGATGGAAATGATTCCTTCGAAAACTTCTGGACAGGATGCTATGCAGCTATTGCAGTATCTAACCAGGCGCTTATTTCTATCGACGAGTTAGGAACACCTTCAAGCACAATCAATCAAAAGGGAGAAGCACTCATGACCAGAGCCTTCTCACATTTTTGTCTTGCTTCACTCTTTGCCCAACAATATGACGAATCGACTGCATCGTTATATCCGGGTATTCCTTATGTAGAGAAACCAGAAACACAGCCAGTAGAACAATATGACCGGGAGACAGTGGCAGATACTTATAGAAAAATCACACAAGATTTTGAGGACAGCTATCCTCTTATGACGGATGGAAGCATTTATACAGCTCCCAAATATCATTTCAATAAGAAATCAGCTGCCGCCTTTGGTACCCGTCTTTATCTATTAATGAAACAATATGATAAGGTACTTGAATATGCCAATCAACTCATTTCCATACCGTCACAATTTGAGACATTGACGGATAGTAAAGGAGAACCTCTTAAAAATCAAGATGGTACACCGCAACAGTATATCTCAAAAGATGATCCTGCATTTTCGTTTGTAAGCAACAACTTTCATCCTTTTGCAACAACTTACATGGATGCAAGCGGATATATTGAAATGCGTTCGTATTTCTGCAGTTCTTCCACCAATGCCAATTTATTGATTACAGAAGCATTGTCTTCAATCGCCTGGGGAGAATTACCCTTCTATTCAAGATATGGTTTATCTTCTACTGACATTGGCAAGACAATCAATGCAGATAATGTTACAAATGGTATGTGGGCTATTCCCTATTACGGTACATCCAATTTCTACTTCATACCTAAATTTACCCAATTTACTAAACAAGAATCTTTAGACGCATCCAACTTTTTGCCGTATGCCAATATTCCTGTTTTGAGAATGGAAGAAGTGTTATTAAACCGTGCAGAAGCCTACCTAATGCTTAACCAATATGACAAAGCTATCGCTGATCTAAATTTATATGCCAGCCAACGTTTTGTTATAGCAAGAAGCCCAGCATCAAGCAGATATTATGATTCTAAAGAATTATGTATTACACGCGATAAGATACTCAATTTCTATAAAACCAAACTTAATAATACTGATCACTTTATCAATAAGTACAATCAGACAGACTCTTGGAGTGATTTGAAAAAAGGTATCCTACTTGCAATACTTGATTTCAGAAGTATAGAGTTTTATAATGAAGGACTTAGATGGTATGATATTGTACGCTGGAATATCCCCGTCACCCATACCCAGGCTAACGGCAGCAAGTCCAGCTTAATGCCGGACGACGACCGAAGGGTACTACAAATTCCGGAAATGGCAACTATTTCGGGAATAAAACTTAATCCAAGAAATAACGTAAATAATACATGGGAATAA
- a CDS encoding DUF4302 domain-containing protein translates to MENPDKRIQTKMQEYTDILTGAPDGWIAEINTQLGGIHTLWMQFTADNRVSMMFDYVEYYRDLKASPFESSYILKPLQGPTISFDTYSFLSIFADPNQLMNGAGQAGTGLGADYEYEIISYKNDQFLLKGRKNKMEATLTKATNEEREAIKNGALMENQDQAPIYQKKYFTFSYKGQAYDFVSNGRKTGFLSANNGNPTLQIEGSKIDLNGNIVMMNPLILNGYEIYQFNKTSTGYTTQVGNDILEIKGGTTPIVPLFNAPPGAIHQTMVVYNDMQNQWSSEYFDKHKAAVSNLFAFTQTQFYIVYVAIHMYTDGSIVEIGYKIYQNGSLGADTYGFYYTFNYQKNSDGSITFGDYTPFDTSNPNHEEFDKCLSPILDGYFKKHKFFIKSWPALYNNSSQYVMSSLIPAEDKTLGVMVGVPMTF, encoded by the coding sequence ATGGAAAACCCGGATAAACGGATTCAAACTAAAATGCAGGAATATACTGATATACTCACAGGAGCTCCCGATGGATGGATTGCAGAAATAAATACCCAATTAGGAGGTATTCACACCTTATGGATGCAATTCACTGCAGACAATCGAGTATCTATGATGTTCGATTATGTAGAATATTACCGCGACTTGAAAGCAAGTCCGTTTGAAAGTAGCTATATACTCAAGCCACTACAAGGACCAACTATATCATTTGATACGTACTCTTTCTTATCTATCTTTGCAGATCCCAACCAGCTGATGAATGGTGCAGGACAAGCAGGAACCGGATTAGGAGCAGACTACGAATACGAGATTATATCCTACAAAAACGATCAGTTTCTCCTAAAAGGAAGAAAAAACAAAATGGAAGCTACACTGACTAAAGCTACCAATGAGGAAAGAGAGGCCATCAAAAATGGCGCCTTAATGGAAAATCAGGATCAGGCTCCTATCTATCAAAAAAAATACTTCACTTTCAGTTATAAAGGACAAGCGTATGATTTTGTATCTAATGGTAGAAAAACAGGTTTCTTATCCGCTAACAATGGAAATCCGACCCTACAAATAGAAGGTTCTAAAATAGACCTGAACGGAAATATCGTAATGATGAACCCGTTAATCCTTAATGGTTACGAAATTTATCAGTTCAACAAGACATCCACCGGATACACTACACAAGTAGGCAATGATATACTTGAAATTAAAGGAGGTACTACACCAATTGTTCCTCTATTCAATGCACCTCCAGGAGCAATTCATCAGACAATGGTAGTGTACAACGATATGCAAAATCAATGGTCATCCGAATATTTTGATAAACATAAAGCTGCTGTTTCGAATTTATTTGCATTCACTCAAACTCAATTCTATATTGTGTATGTTGCCATACACATGTACACAGACGGAAGTATAGTGGAGATTGGTTATAAAATATATCAAAACGGTTCATTAGGAGCCGATACTTACGGATTCTATTATACATTCAACTATCAGAAGAATTCAGATGGTTCTATCACTTTTGGAGATTATACACCGTTCGATACAAGCAATCCTAATCACGAAGAGTTCGACAAATGTCTGTCACCTATTTTAGATGGTTACTTTAAAAAACACAAATTCTTCATTAAAAGCTGGCCGGCTTTGTACAACAATTCCAGCCAATATGTGATGTCCTCGCTAATTCCTGCAGAAGATAAGACACTTGGTGTCATGGTAGGCGTACCTATGACGTTCTAA